The following proteins come from a genomic window of Nycticebus coucang isolate mNycCou1 chromosome 11, mNycCou1.pri, whole genome shotgun sequence:
- the CAV2 gene encoding caveolin-2 isoform X2 has translation MGLETEKADVQLFLDDDSYSHHSGVDYGDPEKFVDSGQNRDPHRLNSHLKDYNAFCKDLPNGSAFGADNMEECDRCYHCPIVYKCGTKLLIYQPATEPRLNTWTPGLEIWTLQYFFVIVK, from the exons ATGGGGCTGGAGACGGAGAAGGCGGACGTGCAGCTCTTCCTGGACGACGACTCCTACAGCCACCATAGCGGCGTCGACTACGGAGACCCGGAGAAGTTCGTTGACTCGGGCCAGAACCGGGATCCCCACCGGCTCAACTCACATCTCAAG GATTATAATGCCTTTTGTAAAGACCTGCCTAATGGTTCTGCCTTCGGTGCAGACAATATGGAAGAGTGTGACAGATGTTATCATTGCCCCATTGTGTACAAGTGTGGGACGAAGCTTCTCATCTATCAGCCTGCAACTGAGCCAAGACTGAACACTTGGACCCCAGGTCTAGAGATTTGGACACTGCAATACTTCTttgttattgtaaaataa
- the CAV2 gene encoding caveolin-2 isoform X1, producing MGLETEKADVQLFLDDDSYSHHSGVDYGDPEKFVDSGQNRDPHRLNSHLKVGFEDVIAEPVTTHSFDKVWICSHALFEISKYVLYKFLTVLLAIPLAFVAGILFATLSCLHIWIIMPFVKTCLMVLPSVQTIWKSVTDVIIAPLCTSVGRSFSSISLQLSQD from the exons ATGGGGCTGGAGACGGAGAAGGCGGACGTGCAGCTCTTCCTGGACGACGACTCCTACAGCCACCATAGCGGCGTCGACTACGGAGACCCGGAGAAGTTCGTTGACTCGGGCCAGAACCGGGATCCCCACCGGCTCAACTCACATCTCAAG GTGGGCTTCGAGGACGTGATCGCAGAGCCGGTGACCACGCACTCCTTTGACAAAGTGTGGATCTGCAGCCATGCGCTCTTTGAAATCAGCAAATACGTGCTGTACAAGTTCCTGACCGTGTTGCTGGCCATCCCCCTGGCCTTCGTCGCGGGAATTCTCTTTGCCACTCTCAGCTGCCTGCACATCTG GATTATAATGCCTTTTGTAAAGACCTGCCTAATGGTTCTGCCTTCGGTGCAGACAATATGGAAGAGTGTGACAGATGTTATCATTGCCCCATTGTGTACAAGTGTGGGACGAAGCTTCTCATCTATCAGCCTGCAACTGAGCCAAGACTGA